Part of the Deinococcus cellulosilyticus NBRC 106333 = KACC 11606 genome is shown below.
CCAAAACGCCCCGACCAAAATTGGTCTGGTCGATGTGGACGCCGTTTTTGCTGCTCATCCCAAATACAAAGATCTCACTGAACTTGGTGACAAAGCCAACGCCGAAATGGACCAGTTGAGAACCACCCTGAAACTTGCAGACCTGCAAACCAAGGCGGCTGCTGCCAATGCTTCTGCCAAAGAAAAGCAGGATTTTAAGACGGCCAAAGACGCCTATGACGCTGCCGCAAAAAAATGGCAGACACAGATCAGTGCTGTTCAGGACCCGGTGGACACCGATGTCAACCGCGCAATTGCCAACGTGGCCAAAGCCCAGGGGTTCAGCGTGATCCTCAGCCGCAATGCTGCAGCCAAAACTGGGCTGGTGATTTACGCCGACGAGCAGGCCACCAACCTGACCTCTGATGTGATGAAAGCGCTGAAATAATG
Proteins encoded:
- a CDS encoding OmpH family outer membrane protein, producing MKGSKLFAVLAIASAAFLGSTFKAQNAPTKIGLVDVDAVFAAHPKYKDLTELGDKANAEMDQLRTTLKLADLQTKAAAANASAKEKQDFKTAKDAYDAAAKKWQTQISAVQDPVDTDVNRAIANVAKAQGFSVILSRNAAAKTGLVIYADEQATNLTSDVMKALK